A window of Puntigrus tetrazona isolate hp1 chromosome 11, ASM1883169v1, whole genome shotgun sequence contains these coding sequences:
- the hrh1 gene encoding histamine H1 receptor encodes MCFLTTLTSCDTLDCPMETTTILTAANGKRILQEHPEPNVTSLSNASAPFHHHVNNAVLGILLGTLSLLTVIMNLLVLFAVRKERTLHTVGNLYIVSLSIADLIVGATVMPLNLVYLLEDEWKLGRVICQFWLVMDYVASTASIFSLFILCLDRYRSVRHPLQYLKYRTRGRATLLICSAWLLSMTWTVPILGWRVFARVDRKPELESQCDTDFRFVTWFKVLTAILNFYIPSFLMLLFYSQIFIAVRDHYREWENFAGPMVKTEVDEALHNGMQLQITKASERESLASQAFSQNEGLLDQYSLEQPYSSRDNKQDATPEAKRKSCYKAKAMFGLSKRVRKSVQDEVSSQSDDGDTVAEGPALSLAFLQSESNAQPQAFMSVNDVLVPNSVANMCESAGNVDIHSYAAVQCNHSAPPSPPSPWAENSPPLDAANALPAKQTWQKLCEQSKQSIHSMRIRKERKAARQLGFIIGVFMVCWIPYFITFMVMALCETCVHHDLHMFTIWLGYINSTLNPFIYPLCNENFKRVFKKIFHINK; translated from the coding sequence ATGTGCTTTCTCACAACTTTGACGTCATGTGACACGTTGGACTGCCCAATGGAGACGACTACGATACTCACGGCGGCAAACGGGAAACGAATTCTGCAAGAACACCCCGAACCCAACGTCACGAGTCTTTCGAATGCGTCCGCTCCCTTCCACCATCACGTGAACAACGCGGTGCTGGGGATTCTGCTGGGCACGCTCTCGCTCCTGACGGTCATCATGAACCTGCTGGTGCTGTTTGCCGTTAGAAAGGAACGGACTTTGCACACGGTAGGGAACCTATACATCGTCAGCCTCTCCATAGCGGACCTCATTGTGGGGGCGACGGTCATGCCCTTGAATCTGGTCTACCTTCTTGAGGACGAGTGGAAACTGGGTCGCGTTATTTGCCAGTTCTGGCTGGTCATGGACTATGTGGCCAGCACGGCCTCCATTTTTAGCTTGTTTATCCTTTGCTTGGACAGGTACCGCTCCGTACGCCACCCCTTGCAGTACCTGAAGTATCGGACGCGAGGAAGAGCGACGCTGTTGATTTGTAGCGCATGGCTGCTATCCATGACCTGGACCGTTCCCATCCTGGGCTGGCGGGTGTTTGCTCGAGTCGACCGTAAGCCTGAGCTGGAGAGCCAATGCGACACGGACTTCCGCTTCGTCACCTGGTTCAAAGTCCTGACGGCCATCCTCAACTTCTACATCCCCTCCTTCCTCATGCTTCTGTTCTACTCGCAGATTTTCATCGCGGTGCGCGATCATTACAGAGAGTGGGAGAACTTTGCCGGTCCGATGGTGAAAACCGAAGTGGACGAAGCGCTACATAACGGCATGCAGCTGCAGATAACCAAAGCCtcggagagagagagtctggCTTCGCAGGCGTTCTCTCAAAACGAGGGCCTGCTGGATCAGTACAGTCTGGAGCAGCCGTACAGCTCCAGGGACAATAAACAGGACGCTACCCCCGAGGCAAAGAGGAAGAGTTGTTACAAGGCGAAAGCCATGTTCGGTCTTTCGAAGCGCGTGAGAAAGAGCGTGCAAGACGAGGTTTCGTCTCAGAGCGACGACGGGGACACGGTCGCAGAAGGCCCGGCGTTATCCCTCGCCTTCCTGCAGTCCGAGAGCAACGCTCAGCCCCAAGCGTTCATGAGCGTGAACGACGTGTTAGTGCCAAACTCGGTGGCCAACATGTGCGAGAGCGCAGGGAATGTGGATATTCACAGTTACGCCGCGGTTCAGTGCAATCACAGCGCTCCGCCGTCTCCGCCGTCGCCCTGGGCCGAGAACAGCCCTCCGCTGGACGCCGCTAACGCGCTCCCCGCCAAACAAACCTGGCAGAAGCTCTGCGAACAGTCCAAGCAGAGCATCCACAGCATGCGCATCCGGAAGGAGCGGAAAGCTGCCAGGCAGCTCGGCTTCATCATCGGCGTCTTCATGGTGTGCTGGATCCCGTACTTCATCACCTTCATGGTCATGGCCTTGTGTGAGACCTGCGTGCATCACGACCTTCATATGTTCACTATTTGGCTAGGATACATCAACTCCACCCTGAACCCCTTCATCTACCCGCTGTGCAATGAGAACTTCAAGCGGGTGTTCAAGAAGATATTTCACATCAATAAGTGA